GTAATTACAGATGTGTAATGTGTCCAAGAGAAACCATGACACATGAAGTAGGGTTTATGGATGACGAATTATATAAAAAAATTATTGATGAGGCATGTAAATTGGGAGTTCAAAGAGTAAGATTGCATTTCTATGGAGAACCACTACTACATAAAAACCTTATTGAAAGAATAAAATATGCAAAAAGAAAAGGACTTTTTGTTGATATCGATACTAATGCAGAACTTTTAACACCAGATTTAAGTGAAAAATTAGTGAATTCAGGAATTGATCAAATTATAATCTCTTTTCATGGATTGACTCCTGAGGAATATAAACATATCACAGGCAGGGACAGTTTTGGAGTTATTACGAAGAACATAACACACTTAATTAAAATTAAAGAAATAAAAAACATTAAAAAGCCAAAGATAATAATCCAAACGACCATTATGGATATAAATTACAAAAATGTTCATAAAGTATTTAATTATTTTCCCAAAGATAAAGTTGAATTTAGTGTAACAAATTGTAATTACAATCCATTATTGATGAAAAATGACTATCGACATATAAAATTTGAATATAACAGAAAAGTTCCTTGCTTATCTCTCTATAATACATTAGTTGTTTCATGGGATGGAAATGTTACTGTATGTTGCTCAGATGTCAATTTTAATCTTTCAATAGGTCACATTGAAGATGGAATTATTAACCTATTTAATAATGATAAGATCAAAAAACTTCGAAAATATCATCTTTTCGGAAAATTTGATAAATTACCATTGTGTAAAAAATGTATTGATCCAATCGCACATTCATTATACATGCCAATAAAAATAAAAGAGAATATAATATGTGGTAAATATGAAAAAAATAAAAATAGAAAATAAATATATTGGTGAAAATGAGCCAGTGTTTATAATAGCAGAGGCAGGGGTTAATCACAATGGAGATATTGAGCTCGCAAAAAAATTAATTGATATTGCATCAGAATGTGGTGCTGATGCCGTGAAATTTCAGACATTTAAAGCTGAAAAGGTAGTTTCAAAAAGAGCTCCGAAAGCAGAGTATCAAACTAAAAATACAGGAACTGATGAGAGTCAGTATGAAATGATAAAGGAGCTCGAATTAACAGAAGATGATTTTTATGAATTATACAAATATTCTAAAAATAAAAATATAATGTTTTTATCTACACCATTTGATTTTGAAAGTGCTGATTATTTAGACGAATTAATGCCATTATTTAAAATATCATCAACTGATTTAAACAATTTACCATTTTTGGAATATATCGCAAAAAAGAAAAAGCCTATAATACTATCCACTGGAATGGGGACATTGGGGGAAATAGATGAAGCTATAAACATCATAAAGAAAGCAAACAATAATGATATAATATTGCTACACTGTGTCACAAACTATCCAGCTAGTTTTGAAAGTTTGAATTTGAGAGTTATTAGAACATTAAAAGAAGCATTTAAACTACCTGTTGGTTTTTCAGACCATAGCTTAGGAATTTATGCCCCAATAAGTGCGGTATCTCTCGGAGCTACTGTTATTGAGAAGCATTTTACATTAGATAAAAATCTACCGGGTCCTGACCATAAGGCATCCCTAAGCCCCGAAGAATTAAAAGAAATGGTAAGTGCAATCCGTTCAATTGAAAAAGCATTGGGAAATGGTATAAAAAGACCCACCTCCGAAGAAGAGAAAATTAAAAAAGTTGCAAGAAGAAGTTTAGTAGCAAATGTTGATATTCCAAAAGGGGCGACAATCAAAAAAGAAATGATAGTCATAAAAAGACCAGGAACGGGGATTGAGCCAAAGTATTTAAATGAAATTATGGGGAAAAAGGTAAAAAGAGATATCAAAATAGATGAGATTTTAAAATTAGGTGATATAGAATGGTAAAAATTTTAAGAACAGCAACTGGATGCATGGCATCGATTAGTTTTATCAATGAATTAATGAAAAAGGGTGTTGAGGTTGTATGTGTTGATGCAAATCCTATTTCTGTTGGATTACATTACTGTAGAAAGAAATATGTAGTTCCAAAAGGAAATGAACCAAATTTTATTCCCGAATTACTAAAAATTTGTAAAAAAGAAAATATAGATGCCATCTTATCAGGTCCAGAAGAAGAAATTATACATATCTCAAAAAATAAAGATATTTTCTTAAATGAGGGAATTTTACCAATTGTATCCGATTATGAAACAATTAAAATAACATCCGATAAGTGGAAGACTTATGAATTTTTTATAAATAACAACATCTCAACTCCAAAAACATATAAATTAGATGAAATTAAAAAAGAAGAAATAAATTTCCCAATTGTCCTAAAACCAAGATTTGGTAGAGGGGGTCTGGGAATATACATCGCAAAAGATATGGGTGATTTTAATTACATTGTAAAGAAATGTAACTCAGATTATATTGCACAGGAGTTCATTGAGGGCATTGAATTCACAATTGATATATTTTCAGATATGGATGGAAATATTTTGTCTGTTGTTCCAAGAAAACGGTTGTCAGTGGAATCAGGCATATCTGTAAAATCTGAGGTAACATACAATGAGACCATAATAAAATATGCAAAAGAAATTGCGGAAAAACTAAATATTAAAGGTCCTGCAAATATTCAATGCATTTTAAAAAATAATAAATCATATTTTATTGAAATAAATCCACGATTTGGTGGTGGCTCAATATTGTCAATAAGGAGTGACCCAACAATAATTGAAAATTTAATAAGAATTGTCAAAGGGGAAAAACCCATACCAAGCAAAGGTTTCAAACAAAACTTACTGATGTTAAGATACTACTCTGAAATTTTTGTTGAGGGGAAACATGAAAGCCATAATATTTGATTTAGATAATACTCTTTATGATTATAGGGATTATTTCTATCAAGTTTTTTTAAAATTATCAGAATATTTTTATAAAAGGTACCAAATTCCAAAAGATGAATTTATTAAAACATCAATGGAGATATTGAACAAAAGAAAAAGCAGATATCCAAAATTATTCAATGAAATATTGAATGTATTAAACATTCCTGAAAACGAAGTTAAGTTTTGTGTTGAGATATTCACTAGTGGAAGATTTCCAATAGTTCCATCTGATGGAGTTTATGAAGTGTTAGATTATCTAAAAAACAAAAATTATTTTTTAGGCATAATTACTGATGGAAACCATATACGTCAAAGAGAAAAAATAAAATCCTTAAAATTTGAAAATTATTTTGATACTGTTGTTTATACAGATATTTTTCAATCTCCAAAACCTTCCCCAACACCTTACCAATATATAATTAGTAAATTTGGTATTAATCCAAAATTATCATATTATGTTGGCGATGACCCTGATGTTGATTTTAGAGGAGCAAAATTCGTTGGATTAAATACTATAAGGGTATTAAATGGAGAGTTTATATATAAAAAGAAAAATAAATTTATAGATTACGAAATAAAGGAAATAAAGGAAATAATTAACATAGTGTAATGTAGGTGGGTCCCCTATGAAAAATAGAAAAATTAAAAAAGTTGCAGTTGTTACAGGAACTCGTGCAGAGTATGGAATTTTGAAACCATTGATTGAAAAAATTAATGACGATAATGACTTAGAATTGCAATTAATGGTCACTGGTATGCATTTGTTAAAAAAATTTGGATACTCTATAAAAGAAATAGAAAACGATGGGTTTCCAATAGCTTCAAAAATAAGAATGTATGATGAAGACTCCCTTGGGGAATTGAGTTATCATGGTGTTTCATTAGGTAGGGCAGTTTCTGAATTCACAAGAGAATTTGTATATCTAAATCCAGATATTGTTTTAGTTATTGGGGATAGATTAGAAGCATTAGCTCCTGTATTATCGGCATCAACTTTAAATATTCCAATTGGGCACATTCATGCAGGGGATAGTACAGACAGTGGACATATTGATGAACAAATTAGATTCGCCATTTCAAGATTTTCCCATTTATTATTTGCACCAACTGAAAAGTGTGTAGAACGTTTAACAAAAATGGGGGAAGAACCATGGAGGGCATATAATGTTGGAGCGTTGGGTTTGGATAGTATTTTATCATACAAGCCATTAACTAAAGAGGAATTATTTAAAAAATTAAATCTTAATGGAGATAATCCAGTAGCAATCATTATATTTCATCCTGTAATTCATGAATACTCAACAATTGACCATCAAATAGAAAGCATTATGAAAGCGGTAATCGAAACAAAAATAAATACAGTAGTTATTTATCCAAATAATGACTTAGGCAGTAAGAAAATTATTGAAATTATTAAAAAATATTCTAATTTTGAAAATATTAAATTATTTGAGAATTTGGAGCACAATATATATATAAGTTTAATGTATCATGCTAATCTAATGATTGGAAATTCAAGTAGTGGGATAATTGAAGCACCATCATTAGGATTGCCTGTTATAAATGTAGGAAGTAGAAATACTGGGAGGGAACATGGGGACAATGTCTTATTTGTAAAACCAGTCAGTAAGGAGATTGTTGAAGCTATTAATAAGGCATTGTATGATATTGACTTCATTGAAAAAGTTAAAAAGAAAAACAATCCCTGGGGAGATGGGAAAACCAGCGAAAGACTGGTTAATATTTTAAAAAATACTGAAATTAATGAGCATTTTATGAGAAAGAGAATCCTATATTAATTAATTGAATTTAAAATAACTAAAAAATATAAAATATAATAGTGGTGATATTATGAAAAATTTTAAAGAAGCATGGGAAAAATTATATGATGAAAATAAATATACTATGAAATTTCCGGATGAACCCACTATAAGATTTTTTGGAAAAATATCTAAGAAAATTGAGTTAAATGGAAAAGGTTTGGATGTGGGCTCAGGAATGGGAAGAAATTGTAGACTCATGTATGAATTTGGTATTGATGCTTATGGTATTGAAATCTCAGAAATGGCGATTAAAAGAGCTAAAGAATATATGAAATTAGGGAATTTTAAGGCACAATTTATATTATATGATGGCATAAGAATACCTTTCGAAGATAGATATTTTGATTATGTAATAAGTCATGGAGTATTGGATTCTATGACATTTGAAAATGCACAAACTATAATTAATGAAATATATCGAGTATTAAAATCAGATGGTTATAGTTGTATAGTGGTGCATAGTGATAAAGATTCTTCATATGGCGAAGGAAAAAAAATAGAAGAAAATACCTTTATTATTAAAGAAGGTTTTGAAAAAGATACTCCTCAACATTATTTCACATTAGATGAAATTAAAGAACTGTTTGGAGAATTTGAAATTATAGATGTTGGATTACATGAAGATATTCAAGTTGATTTAAATACTGGAAACCCGAAAAAAAAGGCTAGCTTTTGGTATATCTATTTGAGAAAAAGGTGAAATTATGAAAATTTTAATCATAGCACCACATCCAGACGATGAGGTCTTAGGTTGTGGTGGAACAATAGCAAAACATTCTGAAAACGGAGATGATGTTTATTTAATAATTGCTACAAAGGCATACACGCCAGATTGGACAGATGAATATATAACAAATAAAGAAAAAGAAATAAAAAAATCAAATGAAATTTTAGGAATAAAAAAAACTTATTTTTTAAATTATCCAACAGTTAAATTGGATACAATTCCACAAAAAGAGTTAAACGATTCAATATCAAAAATAGTTGATAAAATAAAACCAGATATTGCATATATTCCATTTAAAGGAGATTTGAATAAAGACCATCGTTTATTGTTTGAAGCTTCGTTAGTTGCTTTAAGACCATTAAATCATAAGGTTAAAAAAATATTATCCTATGAAATTCTCTCGGAAACAGAATGGGGACAAGAAATAGAAATTTTTAAACCAAATGTATATGTCGATATAACAAAAACTTTTAACAAAAAAATTGAAGCAATGAAAGCATACAAAAGTGAATTAAGGGAATTCCCGCATCCGAGGTCTGTGGATGCAATAGAAACATTGACGAAAAAGAGAGGTTCAGAGATTGGGATTAAATATGCTGAAAGTTTTTACTTAATAAGAGAAATTCAGGGATAACAATGAGATTTAAAAATTGGAAATTTCCAAAAATCGAGCATAATAAACCAACAGAATATAACTGGGTTGTTCAATACCCTGAAAATTTAGAGCTCGGAAAATACACAGATATTGGAGCATTTACATATATAAATTCAAAGTATGGGGTTAAAATTGATGAGTATGTGCAAATAGGTTCTCATTGTTCTATATACTCTGTTTCAACAATAGATAATAAAAAAGGAAAAGTGATAATAAATAAAAATGCAAGAATCGGAAGCCATAGTGTAATTATGCCAAATGTTGAAATTGGAGAAAATTCTATTATCGGAGCATTTAGTTTTGTAAATAAAAACATTCCACCGAATACATTAGCTTATGGCGTTCCAGTGAAACTTATTAGGAAACTAACTGATGAAGAAATTAAAAAGTTATTGAAGGAGATAGAATGAAAATTCCACTATTTAAAATTTACTGGGATAATGAAGATATTAAATCTGTTGAAAAAATTATAAAATCGGGCATGTTTTGGAGCTCCGGTAATGAGATTGAAGAGCTCGAAAATAAGATATCAGAATATATTGGTTCAAAATATTGTGTTACTTTCAACTCAGGAGGTTCTGCACTACATGCTTTAATGAAATCTTATGGATTTAAAGAAGGGGACGAAATAATTGTCCCATCATTTACTTTCATAGCAACAGCAATGGCTCCATTATATGTTGGAGCAAAACCCATATTTGCTGATATTGAAGAGGAAACACTTGGATTAAATCCTGATGATGTTTTAGAGAAAATAACAAATAAAACAAAGGCAATCCTGCCAATTCATTATGGAGGAGTGCCCTGCAAAATAAAAGAGCTTAAAGAGATTGCCGATGATTATGATTTAGTTTTGATAGAGGACGCAGCAGAGGCATTTGGGGCAAAAATTGATGATAAAAATGTGGGAACTTTTGGGGATTCGGCAATATTCAGCTTTTGTCAAAATAAAATCTTTACAACAGGCGAGGGGGGATGCATAACCACCAATAACAAAGAACTATATGAAAAATTAAAGCTTATCGTATCCTATGGTAGAATATCGGAAGGGAATTATTTTGTTGGACAATCAAAAACTGATTATGTTGATATTGGATACAATTGGAGACTATCGACCATTTTAGCATCTCTTGGAATTTCTCAGTTAAATAAAGTTGATAAATTAATAGAATTAAGGAGAAAAAATGCAGAATATTTAAACACTGAGCTCAGTAAAATAAAAGATGTAAATATAATGCCTGTCCCGAATAATTACTTTGCAGTTTATCAGTTATACAGCATTATTTTGAATAATGAATATATTAGGAATGAATTAATGAACTATTTAAAAGAGAAAAATATTTCAACAAAAATTTACTTTGAACCCTGTCATGAATACACTGTATTTAAAAAATTTGTAAATAATATAAACTTACCAACAACACAGCAAATATCTTCAAAAATATTGACACTCCCCATATATCCAAACATGACTAAAAATGAATTAAATTATATCATTGATACAATAAAAGAATTTTTTGAAGGGCGATGACTTATGAATAAATCTCAATTGGAAAATTTAAAATCCTTTTATGACAATAAGGTTATTCTAGTAACGGGAGGAACTGGCTCAATAGGAAAAGAAATTGTAAAAACTTTATTAAATTTTAATCCAAAGGCGATTAGAGTTTTAGATATAAATGAAACAGCACTTTTCGATTTAGAACAAGAACTAAACACTCCTAAAATAAGGGCATTTTTAGGTGATATAAGAGATAAGGATAGATTAAAAAGAGCTGTTGAAGGGGTAGATATAATATTCCATGCAGCAGCATTAAAACATGTTCCCCTATGTGAATATAATCCATTCGAAGCAGTAAAAACAAATGTAATAGGTACTCAAAATTTAATAGATGTTGCGATGGATGAAGAGGTTGAAAAATTCATAACAGTAAGCACGGATAAGGCAGTCAATCCAGTAAATGTTATGGGTGCAACTAAATTATTAGCCGAAAGATTAACCACTTCTGCGAACTTATATAAAGGACATAGAAAAACTGCTTTTTCTGTTGTTAGATTTGGAAATGTTTTAAATTCGAGAGGTTCAATTTTACCATTGTTAAAAGAACAATTAAAAAATGGAAAGGATATTACCTTAACACATCCTGAGATGACGAGATTTATAATGAGTATCAACGATGCTGTAAAATTAGTTTTAAAATCATGCACATTGGCAAAAGGTGGAGAAATATTCATATTAAAAATGCCTTCTGTAAAAATTAAAGATTTAATAGAAGTGGTTGTTGAAGAGCTCGCTCCAAAATATGGATATGATCCAGAAGAGATAAATATTAAAATAATTGGTAAAAGACCGGGCGAAAAATTATATGAAGAGTTGATAGTAGAAGAAGAAATTTATAAATTGGAAGAGTTAGAGGATATGTTTGTTGTTTATCCTTATAAGTCAAATACAGATAATAAAGATAAAAAAATAATTTATGATTCAAAAAATACTAAATTTTTAAGTAAGGGGGAAATTAAGAGAGTATTGTTTGATATTAGATACCTGGGTGATAATTATGAATGATAAGGATACATTTACCAACTACATCATAAACAATTTTCCAAATATAATACCAATTTTATCCAATAACTTTCCATTTAAATTTCCAAAAGTTAAGTATGTTCCTAGTAAGGCTAAATCCAACATAACTATATACAATAGTATAATAAAAGTGTATCTTAATTTGAATGATTTTATAAATAAACTTAGGTCTAAATCCGAATATTTACATGTCACAAAAACTGATGTTATAATAATAGGATACACTGGAAAAATAGTCAATAATCCTAAGGGTATTCCAATCGGAGATTATTCAAACTACTTTATAAAAGATTTCCTTAATAGAAATGATATAAAAACAAAAGAACTATTAATATTTAATTTAAAAGATATCTCAAGAATTATAAATATATTAAATATGCAAAAATATTTAAAACATAATAATAGTGATTTGCTTTTTTTGTTAAAATATCAAACCCCTAAAAAAATTGATCTTGATAATTTAAAGAATATTTGCACAAAATGTATAGAAAATAAATTGTATGAATATATATATTCTGATTTAGAATATTCAGTTATACCTAAGGAAGACCTAAAAAAAAGGATCTCTAACTTAGAGAAATATATTAAATTCATCACATCAAATACATTTGTAAGTTATGTGTTATCCTTAGCACATTCTATAAAATATTATCTTGAGATGTCTTCTCCAAAGATTTTAATAATTAATTCAATAAGTGGTTTAGTAGATAGATTATGTGTGTATGTGGCAAAATATTTGGGTATAAAGATAATATTTTTACCACATGGTATTGGTGAAAATTTATCATCATCCAATTTTATAAATTACTTTAAAATTAATCCTATTCCAATTGATGTATATATCAACCCAACATATGATAAAAAAAATATAACTATAAAATTTAAAAATATAGAAATTTGTAATTACGGGGTAGCAATATATGGGCATACAATTGATAATTATTTTAATGAAATATCATTACCTAAAGACAATAGAAAGCTTACGGTGTTGTATGCTACACAGCCATGGGTTAGAGATGGCATAATTGAGAAAAGAAAATATATTGAGTTTTTGTATAAATTTTTCAATATTCTAAAGCAAATTGATTGTGATATAATCATAAAATTCCATCCACGAGATAACGACAATATTTATAAAAATATACTAAAAAAATTAAATATTAAAAATGTAGAATATAGTTATAAAGCACCACCATTTTTTATTGAAGATATAAAAAAATCTGATGTTTTGTTGACCCATATTTCAGGCATTTGTTATGAGTCAATTTTGGCAGGGACTCCAGTAATTAGTATAATACCTCATGAATTAGAAAAATATTACTATCCTTATGAATCAATTGAGGTTCCAAAATTTACTGAAAATAATCTTAATAAACTAAAAAATTTTTTAAAACAAAAATATGTTGATAAATCATTAAATAATTTACTTGAAATTGAACAAAAAAAAGTTAAACCAAAAATATTAGGTGATGATTCATTAAATTTATTCTTATTTAAAATAAAATCATTATTGGAAAAATGAATGTTATGCAACATTTTTTATAACTCTTATAATCTTATCTACAACAATATCCCAACAATATTCTTTTTTTACTAAATAATAGCCATTTAACCCTATTTCATCCACTTTTTTTTGTGATAATTGTAATATATACTTTAGTTTTTCTGCCAATTCATGACAATTTCCAGGATCTACTAGCCATCCGTTATGATCCTCTTTAATAATATAAGATAACTCTCCAACAGATGTAGCCAACACCGGCAATTTACAAGCCCAAGCCTCTAAAACTGTTAATGGAAATCCTTCATAAAGAGAAGGCAATATAAAGAGATGTGAAGATTCATATTCCCTACTTAAATCGTCTCCAAACATTCTACCTTTAAACACAAATAAATCTTCTAATCCCAAATACCTTATTTTATTTATTAGATTATTTTTTTCATCACCCTCTCCAACAATAACAAATCTCACCTTTCTTGGTAATTCATTCTTAATTAAACTTACTGCATCGACAAGATACATTAAACCTTTTTGAGGATGTAACCTACCAACAAAAAGAATTTTAAAAAATTTATCCTCTTTTTTTGCATTTATGTTTTCAAATTTTTTTAAATCCACACCATTTGGAATATAAATTGGCCTATTTATGTTTTTATATTGTAGGAATTTTCTATCTACTGTTATTTCCACATCATATTTAATAATTCGTTGTAGAAAAACTTCCATTATATATAAAAATTTGCTTTTTAAACCTTTGCCATACATTTTTTTTATAGTTTCTATACCACTTCCATGAACATGATAAACAATGGGAACTCCTAATAAAATACTTAATATTTTTCCAAGAAATCCGGGAAGATTCGCATGAGCATAAATCAAATCATACTTTTCCTTTTTATGGTAATTCAAAATTTCTTTCATCAATTCAAAAATCCATATTATTCTATCCTTAAAACACCAATTCCTTTTTTTGCCAACATGAATGATCCTAAAATTTTCATTTATTTGCTCTATTTTCTCCCCTTCATATCCAACAAGGTTCATAACAAATAAATCAATTTTGACATCATAATCTTTGCTTAACCTTTTTCCTATTTCATAAGCAACAGCTTGCCCGCCGCCCCAAATAGGTTTCCATGCTTCTATAATCATTGCTATTCTCATGTCTAGTCCCCTAAAATATCCAAATATATATTTTCCACATCATGGGTTAATTTTTTCCAATCATATTTTTTAGAAAGTTCCAAACATTCTTTTTGTTTCTTAAAATATAAATCTTTATCTTCTAAAAGCATTTTGATTTTTAATGATAATTCATCAACATTTTCAGGTTCAAATAACAACCCTCCTTTTCCATTTTCAGTAATTTCAACAGTGGGGGGAATGGCAGAATTTACATAAGGTGTTTCAGATGCAACACTTTCTATAGTCACCATTCCAAATCCTTCAACAATACTTGGTAGCGAAAAAATAGTTGAAGATTTAACATGTTTTAGAACATCCTCGTGTTTCTCAACAAATCCTAAAAATTCAATATTATTTTCCAAATGTAGGCTTTTAATC
The window above is part of the Methanococcus aeolicus Nankai-3 genome. Proteins encoded here:
- a CDS encoding glycosyltransferase family 4 protein, with product MRIAMIIEAWKPIWGGGQAVAYEIGKRLSKDYDVKIDLFVMNLVGYEGEKIEQINENFRIIHVGKKRNWCFKDRIIWIFELMKEILNYHKKEKYDLIYAHANLPGFLGKILSILLGVPIVYHVHGSGIETIKKMYGKGLKSKFLYIMEVFLQRIIKYDVEITVDRKFLQYKNINRPIYIPNGVDLKKFENINAKKEDKFFKILFVGRLHPQKGLMYLVDAVSLIKNELPRKVRFVIVGEGDEKNNLINKIRYLGLEDLFVFKGRMFGDDLSREYESSHLFILPSLYEGFPLTVLEAWACKLPVLATSVGELSYIIKEDHNGWLVDPGNCHELAEKLKYILQLSQKKVDEIGLNGYYLVKKEYCWDIVVDKIIRVIKNVA